In Pieris rapae chromosome 18, ilPieRapa1.1, whole genome shotgun sequence, one genomic interval encodes:
- the LOC111004297 gene encoding uncharacterized protein LOC111004297 yields the protein MSIYKLMKWLSPKVMVRTAACYRPSVVASRSYADNPEIPSSTKRAVGTLKEERLRVRRARPADTPRVLRFVKEHAAAAWPGVATHHSQNVVLDDLVTRTLAQGHSMIAEQQESKRWGQVRGVALSAAVSPWDANLLKAWAHCVRCTRSRRLVLFAAHCLSAPALHDKYQVHTVMQVVVIVPPDSPKASELARLLAKNALQRGRDTGFPVMRFDVTNESIEKSLQDLKLQKEWEFSYEVHPNAIKEFIPRETLNEGKTGQASSNDVRRNQITVYTAFPLRKS from the exons ATGTCAATATACAAACTGATGAAGTGGCTTTCTCCAAAGGTGATGGTCAGAACGGCAGCTTGCTACAGACCTTCGGTAGTTGCTTCAAGAAGTTACGCTGACAACCCTGAAATTCCATCTTCTACTAAGCGTGCT GTGGGGACTTTAAAAGAGGAACGTTTACGTGTGCGTCGCGCCAGACCAGCTGATACTCCGAGGGTTTTACGATTTGTGAAGGAACACGCAGCTGCCGCCTGGCCAGGTGTTGCAACACATCATTCACAGAATGTCGTTCTTGATGACTTGGTCACAAGAACTCTGGCTCAGG GTCACTCGATGATAGCAGAGCAGCAGGAGTCAAAGCGGTGGGGTCAGGTGAGAGGAGTAGCTTTGAGCGCAGCCGTAAGCCCCTGGGACGCAAATCTCCTTAAGGCGTGGGCTCACTGTGTACGCTGTACCCGCTCGCGCCGCTTAGTACTCTTCGCTGCACATTGCCTTAGCGCACCCGCCCTTCACGACAAATATCAAGTGCATACAGTTATGCAG GTTGTAGTAATAGTACCCCCGGACTCACCGAAAGCTTCAGAATTAGCTCGACTGCTGGCAAAAAACGCCCTTCAGCGGGGACGCGATACAGGCTTTCCCGTGATGCGATTCGACGTTACCAATGaatcaat agAGAAAAGCCTTCAGGATCTCAAATTACAAAAAGAGTGGGAGTTTTCCTATGAAGTTCACCCAAATGCTATCAAGGAGTTTATTCCAAGAGAAACTCTGAATGAAGGGAAGACGGGACAGGCCAGCTCAAACGATGTGCGACGTAATCAAATCACTGTCTACACCGCATTTCCATtacgaaagtcataa
- the LOC111004299 gene encoding uncharacterized protein LOC111004299: MDLKLLVIGLIQMAVASRAATLQDLMVADDTMSLGSYIRPVRSPAPEDYHKSYENEGDGEIGYSRKKTGGGKKGYQHFDSYHKKAGDNYEFQKQDSFGHDDDGHAGAHSHQNEKKVEAYREPESDEEEREYVENPKKKEHEREYEENPKKKHHEELREGPSNEGVDVEGYDKADYSLPEKYTYGTGEEYNFK; this comes from the exons ATGGATCTTAAACTGTTAGTAATAGGTTTGATACAGATGGCAGTGGCGTCTCGGGCTGCAACTCTACAGGACCTCATGGTGGCAGATGATACAATGTCTCTAGGCTCATATATCAGGCCTGTTAGGTCCCCTGCG CCGGAAGATTATCATAAATCTTACGAGAACGAAGGAGATGGTGAGATCGGGTACTCGCGTAAAAAAACCGGAGGTGGCAAAAAGGGTTACCAGCATTTTGACTCTTATCACAAGAAGGCTGGAGACAATTACGAGTTTCAGAAACAGGATTCCTTTGGACATGACGATGACGGCCATGCGGGAGCTCATAGCCACCAAAACGAGAAGAAAG ttgaagCTTATCGTGAACCAGAAAGTGACGAAGAAGAACGTGAATACGTAGAAAACCCAAAGAAAAAAGAACACGAACGTGAATACGAAGAAAACCCAAAGAAAAAACATCACGAGGAGTTaag AGAAGGTCCTAGTAATGAAGGTGTAGATGTTGAAGGATATGACAAGGCAGATTACAGTTTACCAGAAAAGTATACTTATGGAACAGGCGAAGAATATAACTTTAagtaa
- the LOC111004286 gene encoding uncharacterized protein LOC111004286, with amino-acid sequence MNFFRLLNNNVLRMIPRQVCNLEFKRFRKPSPCDVCLYTPEKRPCFDIRNVSIEQGTNKHGKLIRSFLCSHYWPREPSVVGLWMCHNCSYLDVLTDKYSLSGDRFIAYEYIPRTNERKMVGVCVANRVYPWAIDELEEWAHSTSPRPERNRMYFIAHCLRSPNLFKKYDVPYLYDVEVLATSSEVAAQGVGSLLLRRVLQYAEEMRLPLVHVIAVSHYTAKMCEKCGMKLEWSMDYSEFIDDAGQRVFFPRRPHHKVSVFTMYFDPKKGAPVPCLPPF; translated from the exons ATGAATTTCTTCAGGTTGCTTAACAATAACGTTTTGCGAATGATCCCACGCCAGGTGTGCAATTTGGAATTCAAGAGATTCAGGAAACCGTCGCCATGCGATGTTTGTCTATACACCCCAGAGAAGAGACCA tgCTTTGACATCCGCAATGTATCAATCGAACAAGGAACCAACAAACATGGCAAATTGATACGTTCCTTCCTTTGTAGCCACTATTGGCCACGCGAGCCAAGTGTTGTGGGACTCTGGATGTGTCACAACTGTAGCTATCTTGATGTCCTTACTGATAAATATTCACTCTCTG GTGATCGTTTTATAGCATACGAGTACATACCACGTACAAATGAACGAAAGATGGTTGGTGTATGTGTTGCCAATAGGGTCTACCCGTGGGCCATAGATGAGTTGGAAGAATGGGCGCACTCTACGAGTCCGCGTCCGGAAAGGAACCGGATGTACTTCATAGCACACTGTCTGCGGAGTCCCAATCTGTTTAAGAAGTACGATGTGCCGTACTTGTATGAT GTGGAAGTACTAGCGACATCTTCGGAGGTGGCAGCACAAGGCGTGGGGTCTTTACTCTTACGGAGGGTTTTGCAGTACGCTGAGGAGATGCGGTTGCCGCTCGTGCACGTTATCGCTGTCAGCCACTATAC AGCCAAAATGTGTGAGAAGTGTGGAATGAAGCTGGAGTGGTCGATGGACTATAGCGAGTTCATCGATGATGCCGGTCAAAGAGTCTTCTTCCCGCGACGGCCACACCACAAAGTATCTGTGTTCACCATGTATTTTGACCCAAAGAAAGGTGCACCTGTACCCTGCTTACCCCCCTTTTAG